The Pseudofrankia inefficax genome window below encodes:
- a CDS encoding helix-turn-helix domain-containing protein, which yields MPIAVDIDVMLARRKMSVGELADRVGITPANLAVLKNGRAKAVRFATLAALCEVLKCQPGDLLRWEAEDDAGG from the coding sequence ATGCCGATCGCCGTCGACATCGACGTGATGCTGGCCAGGCGGAAGATGTCCGTGGGGGAGCTCGCGGACCGCGTAGGGATCACGCCCGCCAACCTGGCGGTGCTCAAGAACGGCCGCGCCAAGGCGGTGCGCTTCGCGACGCTCGCCGCGCTCTGCGAGGTACTCAAGTGCCAGCCGGGCGACCTGCTGCGCTGGGAGGCCGAGGACGACGCGGGCGGATGA
- a CDS encoding DUF11 domain-containing protein — protein MGISFARGRPRGVGWLKRGAVVAGAAVGITALVGGAAVAAPASPGTLKLVTGQADSGAHGVALGWSYAAPAKASVTGTIKIVVPKGFSAPRTGALTAPGNVLTASTCARFSVSGTASQANGSTILSIATNCAAGKVGAILMTNVTVPGPVGVYEFPATFTPTGSSPVAFTGADTVQIKPGPLATLKISPATATIAAGGSQAYTVAGYDAAGNALSSAALGKVTFGITPDGKCTGAVCTASKAGAHTVTATSGKIKATATLTVGGTTQTSADLAVTEIVSTATPTYYTSVSFTTTVTNTSATAAATGVAVHVAVPAGVGSPVGTPSGSTTYNQASGTWTVGSLAAGASATLTISGLAGDVALGAQTVNATVTSTTTDPNPANNTASATEIPKPAAIAVTITPNPANPDPIDVGVPGTVSWSASAANAANPAAPAPAGTFRWSCIGANGEPCGIASFDGPTLSLSTTGLPISETTLYAFFTPDPANGNYVQDVASAVSTFTPTYTPPPPTKSDLAVAVSVSNSSPAYYTDVTFTATVKNTSAITATGVSASVDVPTGLVSPTVTPSSSTAFDQGTSTWTIGDLAPGASATLTVSALAGNVSAGAQTVNVAATATNASSASYAAQAVETSQPAPVTVVISPDPNNPPSDNVDLGDPGNLSWTAFFANADNASAPAPTGVVVWACQTQSGNPCPFVPAFDPTANLTVLTLKISDLQIDVYTITATFVSNGDSNYVQQSVSSSVTFTTTNSGG, from the coding sequence ATGGGCATTAGTTTCGCGCGTGGCCGGCCGCGGGGGGTCGGCTGGCTCAAACGGGGGGCCGTGGTCGCGGGTGCCGCGGTCGGGATCACCGCCCTGGTCGGAGGTGCCGCGGTCGCCGCGCCGGCCAGTCCCGGGACTCTGAAGCTCGTGACCGGGCAGGCCGACAGCGGCGCCCACGGCGTCGCGCTGGGCTGGTCCTACGCGGCGCCCGCGAAGGCCTCCGTGACCGGCACGATCAAGATCGTCGTCCCGAAGGGCTTCTCCGCGCCGCGGACCGGCGCGCTGACGGCGCCGGGGAATGTGCTCACGGCCTCGACCTGCGCACGTTTCAGCGTTTCCGGTACGGCGTCCCAGGCCAACGGCTCGACCATCCTGTCCATCGCCACGAACTGCGCGGCGGGCAAGGTCGGGGCCATTCTCATGACCAACGTCACCGTGCCTGGCCCGGTGGGCGTGTACGAGTTCCCGGCCACCTTCACGCCGACGGGCTCGTCTCCGGTCGCCTTCACCGGGGCCGACACGGTCCAGATCAAGCCTGGCCCGCTGGCCACCCTGAAGATCAGCCCGGCGACGGCGACGATCGCCGCTGGTGGGAGCCAGGCGTACACCGTCGCGGGGTATGACGCGGCCGGCAACGCGCTCAGCTCCGCCGCCCTGGGCAAGGTCACCTTCGGGATCACCCCGGATGGCAAGTGCACCGGCGCGGTCTGCACCGCGAGCAAGGCCGGCGCCCACACCGTCACGGCGACCAGCGGCAAGATCAAGGCGACGGCGACACTGACCGTCGGCGGGACGACGCAGACCAGCGCCGACCTGGCCGTCACGGAGATCGTCTCCACCGCCACGCCGACCTACTACACGAGCGTGTCCTTCACGACCACGGTGACGAACACCAGCGCCACGGCCGCGGCGACCGGCGTCGCCGTGCACGTCGCGGTCCCCGCCGGGGTCGGGTCACCCGTCGGGACCCCGTCCGGTTCCACCACCTACAACCAGGCGTCCGGTACCTGGACGGTCGGGAGCCTGGCCGCCGGTGCCAGCGCCACCCTGACGATCAGCGGCCTCGCGGGTGACGTCGCCCTCGGCGCTCAGACCGTCAACGCCACCGTCACCTCGACGACGACCGACCCGAACCCGGCGAACAACACGGCGTCGGCGACCGAGATCCCCAAGCCGGCAGCGATCGCGGTCACCATCACCCCGAACCCGGCCAACCCCGACCCGATCGACGTCGGCGTTCCCGGCACGGTCAGCTGGAGCGCTTCGGCCGCCAACGCCGCCAACCCCGCGGCGCCGGCACCGGCCGGGACGTTCCGCTGGAGCTGCATCGGCGCCAACGGCGAGCCCTGCGGAATCGCCTCGTTCGACGGCCCGACGCTGTCACTCTCGACCACTGGGCTGCCGATCAGCGAGACCACTCTGTACGCGTTCTTCACCCCCGACCCCGCGAACGGCAACTACGTCCAGGACGTGGCGAGCGCGGTCAGCACCTTCACGCCCACGTACACGCCTCCGCCGCCGACGAAGTCCGACCTCGCGGTCGCGGTGTCGGTCAGCAACAGCTCGCCGGCCTACTACACCGACGTCACGTTCACGGCGACGGTGAAGAACACCAGCGCCATCACCGCGACGGGCGTTTCCGCCAGCGTCGACGTTCCGACCGGCCTGGTGTCGCCGACGGTGACGCCGTCAAGCTCGACGGCTTTCGACCAGGGGACGAGCACCTGGACGATCGGTGACCTGGCACCTGGCGCCAGCGCGACGCTCACGGTCAGTGCCCTGGCCGGGAATGTCTCCGCTGGTGCGCAGACGGTCAACGTCGCGGCGACCGCCACGAACGCGTCCTCCGCCTCCTACGCGGCACAGGCGGTCGAGACCTCGCAGCCGGCGCCGGTCACGGTCGTGATCAGCCCTGACCCCAACAACCCCCCGTCCGACAACGTCGACCTCGGCGACCCGGGCAACCTGAGCTGGACTGCGTTCTTCGCCAACGCCGACAACGCGTCGGCCCCAGCGCCTACCGGCGTGGTCGTCTGGGCCTGTCAGACGCAGAGTGGTAACCCCTGCCCGTTCGTCCCGGCGTTCGACCCGACGGCGAACCTGACGGTGCTGACGTTGAAAATCAGCGATCTCCAGATCGACGTCTACACCATTACCGCGACATTCGTCTCGAACGGAGATAGCAACTACGTTCAGCAGTCCGTGAGCTCGTCGGTGACCTTCACGACGACCAACAGCGGCGGCTGA
- a CDS encoding epoxide hydrolase family protein — MTALDPFRVDVPDDVLTDLAERLRRARLPNAIPGIGWEQGLPAEVLQEIIRYWLDSYDWRVHEARLNRYEQFTTTVEGQRFHFLHIRSRHASAVPLFLTHGWPGSVVEFLDVLDALSDPADPADAFHLVVPSLPGYGFSGPTTQAGWNPRRIAAAFGEIADRLGYQRYGVQGGDWGAIVSYNMAELRPERVLGLHVNLMNVPPPSGEAAAPPTAWARRMGRAGGGYDLIQGTRPQTIGYLLDDSPAGLAAWIIEKFYEWTDRSGGSLVLTEDQMLTNVMVYWVTRTGASSARLYWERRQAPETMVPRRRVLVPTGVANYPGELVRSLRPHAERFFNIVHWSELSRGGHFPAMEVPDLFVEDVRAFFRPLR, encoded by the coding sequence GTGACAGCGCTAGATCCATTCCGGGTCGACGTGCCGGACGATGTCCTCACCGACCTGGCCGAGCGCCTGCGGCGGGCCCGGCTGCCGAATGCGATACCGGGCATCGGCTGGGAGCAGGGGCTCCCCGCGGAGGTGCTCCAGGAGATCATTCGCTACTGGCTGGACTCCTATGACTGGCGGGTCCACGAAGCCCGGCTGAACCGCTACGAGCAGTTCACCACGACGGTCGAGGGACAGCGTTTCCACTTTCTGCACATTCGGTCGCGCCACGCGTCGGCTGTCCCGTTGTTCCTGACCCACGGCTGGCCTGGCTCCGTAGTCGAGTTTCTCGACGTGCTCGACGCGCTCTCCGATCCGGCCGACCCTGCCGACGCGTTCCACCTGGTGGTGCCTTCGCTGCCCGGATACGGGTTCTCCGGTCCGACCACGCAGGCCGGCTGGAACCCCAGGCGGATCGCCGCGGCCTTCGGTGAGATCGCCGACCGGCTCGGCTACCAGCGCTATGGCGTCCAGGGTGGGGACTGGGGCGCGATCGTCTCCTACAACATGGCCGAGCTCCGGCCAGAACGCGTCCTCGGCTTGCATGTCAACCTGATGAACGTGCCGCCGCCCAGCGGCGAGGCAGCCGCTCCCCCCACCGCGTGGGCGCGGCGGATGGGACGCGCTGGCGGTGGCTACGACCTGATTCAGGGGACCAGGCCACAGACGATCGGCTACCTGCTCGACGACTCGCCGGCCGGGCTGGCGGCCTGGATCATCGAGAAGTTCTACGAATGGACCGACCGGTCCGGCGGCAGCCTCGTCCTCACGGAGGACCAGATGCTGACCAACGTGATGGTCTACTGGGTGACACGCACCGGAGCGTCTTCGGCCCGTCTGTACTGGGAACGACGTCAGGCCCCGGAGACGATGGTGCCGCGGCGACGGGTCCTGGTGCCGACCGGAGTGGCCAACTACCCGGGAGAACTGGTCCGGTCACTCCGGCCGCACGCCGAGCGGTTCTTCAACATCGTGCACTGGTCCGAACTCTCCCGCGGGGGGCACTTCCCCGCGATGGAAGTGCCGGACCTCTTCGTGGAGGACGTTCGGGCATTCTTCCGGCCGCTGCGGTGA
- a CDS encoding ATP-binding cassette domain-containing protein — protein MTATVELDEVGRRYGATWAVDAVSLTLEPGVVGLLGPNGAGKTTLLRMIATALAPSRGRLSVFGLDPALPRQRTEIRRRLGYLPQEVGFPRGFTAFAFVDYVAVLKEWTAPGPRHAEVRRVLEAVNLGGLGGKRVRALSGGQRRRLGLAQALLGSPGLLVLDEPTAGLDPEQRAALRTVLAELGRTALVVLSTHQTDDVAALCERVVVLDGGRIRYDGGVTQLVERAAGRVWLADQPDPDAPVSWRTGTGRYRNLAEHAPAGAELVEPSLEDAYLLLRGQSAAPARMS, from the coding sequence ATGACCGCGACAGTCGAGCTCGACGAGGTCGGTCGCAGATACGGCGCTACCTGGGCGGTGGACGCGGTGTCGCTCACGCTGGAGCCAGGAGTCGTCGGCCTGCTGGGCCCCAACGGCGCGGGCAAGACGACCCTGCTGCGGATGATCGCGACCGCGCTGGCGCCGAGCCGGGGCCGGCTGTCGGTGTTCGGCCTCGACCCGGCGCTCCCGCGGCAGCGGACCGAGATCCGGCGGCGGCTCGGCTACCTCCCCCAGGAGGTCGGATTCCCCCGCGGCTTCACGGCGTTCGCGTTCGTGGACTATGTGGCGGTCCTGAAGGAGTGGACGGCTCCCGGGCCCCGGCACGCCGAGGTGCGTCGGGTGCTCGAGGCGGTGAACCTCGGCGGGCTCGGTGGGAAGCGCGTCCGGGCCCTGTCCGGTGGTCAGCGCCGGCGGCTGGGGCTGGCTCAGGCGCTGCTCGGCTCGCCGGGTCTGCTGGTCCTGGACGAGCCGACCGCCGGGCTCGACCCGGAGCAGCGGGCGGCGCTGCGGACGGTGTTGGCCGAGCTGGGCCGGACCGCCCTCGTCGTCCTGTCGACCCATCAGACCGACGACGTCGCCGCCCTGTGCGAGCGGGTCGTCGTCCTCGACGGCGGCCGGATCCGGTACGACGGCGGCGTGACCCAGCTTGTCGAGCGGGCCGCCGGCCGGGTGTGGCTGGCCGACCAGCCCGATCCGGACGCGCCCGTCTCGTGGCGGACCGGCACCGGCCGGTACCGCAACCTCGCCGAGCACGCCCCGGCCGGCGCCGAGCTGGTCGAGCCGTCGCTGGAGGACGCCTACCTCCTTCTGCGCGGTCAGAGCGCGGCACCGGCGAGGATGTCATGA
- a CDS encoding RNA polymerase sigma factor, with translation MTDVGSDAALLAAVGAGDLDALRELYDRHAPWLSVRLARRCNDGEVVADALQDTFVAIWRKPAGFHGDGEVAAWIWGIAVRRLVSRLRSRRDVIVVPEPPEPGSVPAAEEQVLVAVEYGDVGQAMARLSPQMRAVIQAVVLDGLTAKEAARLLRVPESTVKTRLSRAKAQLRATLAEGVA, from the coding sequence ATGACGGACGTCGGGAGCGATGCGGCCCTGCTGGCCGCGGTCGGCGCCGGCGATCTGGACGCGCTCCGGGAGCTGTACGACCGGCACGCGCCGTGGTTGTCGGTGCGGCTGGCCCGGCGCTGCAACGACGGTGAGGTCGTCGCCGACGCGCTACAGGACACGTTCGTCGCGATCTGGCGCAAGCCCGCCGGGTTCCACGGTGACGGGGAGGTCGCCGCCTGGATCTGGGGCATCGCGGTCCGACGGCTGGTCAGCCGGCTGCGCAGCCGGCGGGACGTGATCGTCGTCCCGGAGCCGCCGGAGCCGGGCTCGGTGCCCGCCGCCGAGGAGCAGGTTCTGGTCGCGGTCGAGTACGGCGACGTGGGGCAGGCGATGGCCCGGCTCTCGCCGCAGATGCGGGCGGTGATCCAGGCGGTCGTGCTCGACGGGTTGACCGCGAAGGAGGCCGCCCGGCTGCTGCGCGTCCCGGAGAGCACGGTCAAGACCCGCCTGTCGCGGGCCAAAGCCCAGCTGCGGGCGACGCTGGCGGAAGGAGTCGCATGA
- the drmB gene encoding DUF1998 domain-containing protein yields the protein MSSGNIRRAQLVSPFGVGALSILVDGTSVITAGLDAWYDVETKNQLRLSEYQAQDWRLQARLKVGEFRLPPDYRPGNEANARLTVPVLRFPGWSFCIYCKRLEHHPLTFAQPVYCDDPKHKQDIGRKKKRGPRMSQVPFVAICTLGHLDDFPFRQWVHRRHQPSCNGVLRLQSRGGGGLDGQVVICDEQGLPKGCGAERSLAGILIGATGRTGEERTNLTDQLAGKDDPFYCTGARPWLGEDGGSCDRPVRGALRAAGNIYFPKVESSLYLPQKIGAVSATLHELLIHPDVSPALRALHQALGARLTVEILRGALPVELFKPITDEELMAGYRDHFGIADPGDAPDGPPPGSGTGEDGDDDSLTRTDEWRHDEYRLLRETPDDPYLTAKDPGVAPELEGILNRVRRVDVLRETRAMRGFTRVRDSGLKLTAGKRMLRRGFLEPSHDWLPAYVVKGEGIYLELDRQRLKDWEQREAVLARAGQITQRFGDVARLRGLRERTISPRFVLLHTLGHLLINELIYACGYSSASLRERLYVSESPERSMAGILIYTAAGDSEGTMGGLVRMAKPGQLWPVMANALSDARWCSTDPVCMEAGEAGQGPDSCNLAACHGCALLPETSCEEFNRFLDRGLVVGTFTNPDLGYFSDLASNTLQIATV from the coding sequence GTGAGTTCCGGGAACATCCGCCGGGCCCAGCTGGTCTCACCGTTCGGTGTCGGCGCCCTCAGCATCCTCGTGGATGGCACGTCCGTTATCACCGCGGGCCTGGACGCCTGGTACGACGTCGAGACGAAGAATCAGTTGCGGCTCAGCGAGTACCAGGCCCAGGATTGGCGCCTGCAGGCCCGTCTCAAGGTCGGCGAGTTCCGCCTCCCGCCGGACTACCGGCCGGGCAACGAGGCGAACGCCAGGCTGACAGTCCCTGTCCTTCGGTTCCCAGGCTGGTCGTTCTGTATCTACTGCAAGCGCCTTGAGCACCACCCGCTCACGTTCGCGCAGCCGGTCTACTGTGACGATCCCAAGCACAAGCAGGACATCGGCAGGAAGAAGAAACGCGGACCCCGGATGTCACAGGTCCCATTCGTCGCGATCTGTACCCTCGGCCACCTCGACGACTTTCCCTTCCGGCAGTGGGTCCACAGGCGCCACCAGCCAAGCTGCAACGGCGTGCTCCGGCTGCAGTCCCGCGGCGGCGGTGGCCTCGACGGCCAAGTCGTCATATGCGACGAACAGGGGTTGCCGAAGGGCTGCGGGGCCGAGCGCTCCCTCGCAGGCATTCTCATCGGCGCCACAGGCAGAACCGGCGAGGAGCGGACCAACCTCACGGATCAGCTCGCTGGGAAGGACGACCCGTTCTACTGCACCGGCGCGCGGCCCTGGCTGGGCGAGGACGGGGGTTCTTGCGACCGGCCAGTGAGAGGCGCTCTGCGTGCGGCCGGCAACATCTATTTCCCGAAAGTCGAGTCGTCGCTCTACCTCCCGCAAAAGATCGGAGCAGTCAGCGCCACTCTGCATGAACTGCTCATCCACCCGGACGTCAGCCCAGCGCTGCGGGCTCTCCACCAGGCGCTCGGCGCCAGGTTGACGGTCGAAATACTCCGCGGCGCGCTGCCCGTAGAACTGTTCAAGCCGATCACCGACGAAGAATTGATGGCCGGCTACAGGGACCACTTCGGCATCGCCGACCCGGGAGATGCTCCCGACGGTCCTCCTCCCGGCAGCGGCACTGGCGAAGATGGCGACGACGACAGTCTGACTAGAACCGACGAATGGCGGCACGACGAGTACCGCCTGCTCCGCGAGACGCCCGACGATCCCTACCTGACGGCCAAGGACCCCGGCGTCGCTCCCGAACTCGAAGGAATCCTCAATCGGGTGCGGCGCGTCGATGTCCTCCGAGAGACCCGTGCCATGCGTGGTTTCACCCGGGTGCGTGACAGCGGCCTGAAACTGACCGCGGGCAAGCGCATGCTCCGCCGAGGGTTCCTTGAACCCAGTCATGACTGGCTCCCAGCCTACGTGGTGAAAGGCGAAGGGATCTATCTTGAGCTCGATCGTCAGCGACTCAAAGACTGGGAGCAGCGAGAGGCCGTTCTCGCCCGCGCCGGGCAGATCACCCAGCGGTTCGGAGATGTGGCTCGGCTCCGCGGACTCCGAGAGCGCACCATAAGCCCGCGCTTCGTCCTGCTTCACACCCTTGGCCACCTGCTCATCAACGAACTGATCTACGCCTGCGGCTACAGCTCCGCCTCGCTACGGGAACGCCTGTACGTGTCTGAGTCACCCGAGCGGAGCATGGCAGGCATCCTCATCTACACCGCCGCCGGCGACTCCGAGGGCACCATGGGCGGACTTGTCCGGATGGCCAAGCCTGGCCAGCTCTGGCCGGTCATGGCCAACGCACTAAGCGACGCCCGCTGGTGCTCCACCGATCCGGTCTGTATGGAAGCCGGCGAGGCCGGCCAGGGCCCGGACTCCTGCAACCTCGCCGCCTGCCACGGCTGCGCGCTGCTCCCCGAGACCAGTTGCGAGGAGTTCAACCGCTTCCTCGACCGCGGCCTCGTCGTCGGCACCTTCACCAACCCCGATCTGGGCTACTTCTCCGACCTCGCGTCGAACACCTTGCAGATCGCTACCGTCTGA
- a CDS encoding TetR/AcrR family transcriptional regulator has translation MSELTLRDRTRAKRRAAVVLSALRLFAEQGYESTPIAQIADDAEVSPRTVSLYFASKRDLALAYQADAAKRFNDTLAERQDGDTTLDVFRRWLEDEIGTHGEVRSLHHAMVRANPTLRGAQSAESLEGRRATVLSLARDLGRSPDDVVVALVGGAMDGVLTALSEVRPDEADPSEALEAAERMLLALTDSARAEAGDRAGRKKSSPRAK, from the coding sequence ATGAGCGAGCTGACTTTGCGGGACCGGACCCGCGCGAAGCGGCGCGCGGCGGTCGTGCTCAGCGCCCTGCGGCTCTTCGCGGAGCAGGGCTACGAGTCCACGCCCATCGCCCAGATCGCCGACGACGCGGAGGTCTCCCCCCGCACCGTGTCGCTGTACTTCGCCTCCAAGCGTGACCTCGCGCTCGCCTACCAGGCCGACGCCGCCAAGCGGTTCAACGACACCCTGGCCGAGCGCCAGGACGGCGACACGACGCTGGACGTCTTCCGCCGCTGGCTGGAGGACGAGATCGGTACCCATGGCGAGGTGCGCAGCCTGCACCACGCCATGGTTCGGGCCAATCCGACGCTGCGCGGTGCCCAGAGCGCCGAGAGCCTGGAGGGGCGGCGGGCCACCGTCCTCTCACTCGCCCGGGATCTCGGTCGCTCGCCCGACGACGTCGTGGTCGCGCTGGTCGGCGGCGCGATGGACGGGGTGCTCACCGCCCTGAGCGAGGTCCGGCCGGACGAGGCCGATCCGAGCGAGGCGCTGGAGGCCGCCGAGCGCATGCTGCTCGCCCTGACGGACTCCGCGCGGGCCGAGGCCGGCGACCGAGCCGGGCGAAAGAAGTCCTCCCCGCGCGCGAAATAA
- a CDS encoding ABC transporter substrate-binding protein: protein MDLPRLHGRRVAVALAAVIAIVSTALAGCGGSPVAANQSVNHCTTQAPGVTANAIKIGLIQPDTGPAEIADMFGGSRSAVQARVDLQNAHGGVNGRRIDLVWGDDQTTPSGFSLAAHDLVDTQQVFGLVALTVVLDGAATWLQSKNVPVTGFASSADWSDFPNVFHFGNLFNKGTVSTYGDYVKAEGGTKAVIVIDPSAATSPNLIAALAASLQSRGVQVVDQVKFTHGMSSASNIAAELQQSGADALVGTAQGADFVDIYSQAMSLGIPIKVALNAGGFSASLLTTFGSKMAGLSTISTFAAPTSPAMKTYSNAMATYSPELRDPSDEIAIASYVAADEMIKGLQLAGPCPTRATFIDRLRQVTDFTGSGLMPPVDLSKPKEPQLCENFVKADPTGRSFTAVPPPAALEHDGFWCGQVVPTQ, encoded by the coding sequence ATGGACCTGCCTCGATTACACGGCCGTAGGGTCGCCGTCGCTCTTGCCGCAGTGATCGCGATCGTGTCCACCGCGCTCGCCGGGTGCGGTGGGTCGCCCGTCGCGGCCAACCAGAGCGTGAACCACTGCACCACCCAGGCACCGGGCGTGACGGCGAACGCTATCAAGATCGGCCTGATCCAGCCCGACACCGGCCCCGCCGAGATCGCGGACATGTTCGGCGGGTCGCGCAGCGCGGTCCAGGCCCGTGTCGACCTGCAGAACGCCCACGGCGGTGTCAACGGCCGCAGGATCGACCTCGTCTGGGGTGACGACCAGACCACCCCGTCGGGATTCTCGCTGGCGGCGCACGACCTCGTCGACACCCAACAGGTCTTCGGCCTGGTCGCGCTGACGGTGGTCCTCGACGGTGCGGCGACCTGGCTGCAGTCGAAGAACGTCCCGGTCACCGGGTTCGCCTCCAGCGCGGACTGGAGCGACTTCCCCAACGTCTTCCACTTCGGCAACCTGTTCAACAAAGGGACCGTCTCGACGTACGGCGACTATGTGAAAGCCGAGGGCGGCACAAAAGCCGTCATCGTCATCGACCCGAGCGCGGCCACGTCACCGAACCTGATCGCGGCGCTTGCCGCCAGTCTGCAGAGCCGCGGCGTCCAGGTGGTCGACCAGGTCAAGTTCACCCACGGGATGAGCAGCGCCTCGAACATCGCCGCCGAACTACAGCAGTCGGGAGCCGACGCGCTGGTCGGCACCGCGCAGGGCGCCGACTTCGTCGACATCTACTCCCAGGCGATGAGCCTCGGGATCCCGATCAAGGTCGCTCTCAACGCGGGCGGTTTCAGCGCCTCCCTCCTCACGACCTTCGGCTCCAAGATGGCTGGGCTGTCGACCATCTCGACCTTCGCGGCCCCGACGTCCCCCGCGATGAAGACGTACAGCAACGCGATGGCCACCTACTCGCCCGAGCTGAGAGACCCGAGCGACGAGATCGCGATCGCCTCCTACGTGGCGGCCGACGAGATGATCAAGGGCCTCCAGCTGGCTGGCCCCTGCCCGACCCGCGCCACCTTCATCGACAGGCTGCGCCAGGTCACGGACTTCACCGGCAGCGGCCTGATGCCACCCGTGGACCTTTCCAAGCCCAAAGAGCCCCAGCTCTGCGAGAACTTCGTCAAGGCCGACCCCACCGGCCGCAGCTTTACCGCGGTCCCCCCGCCGGCCGCCCTCGAACACGACGGATTCTGGTGCGGCCAGGTCGTCCCAACTCAATAG
- a CDS encoding PPOX class F420-dependent oxidoreductase: MTGTPFDPHELLAESRLGVLATIRSDGRPQLSPVLPFYDRGSGVLYVSMTEGRAKTANLRRDPRAALEVTRPDGRAWATAEGAVTLVGPGADPHGSEVQALVDYYRAAAGEHPDWDEYRSVMVADRRVLMRMTVDHVYGANLG, encoded by the coding sequence ATGACTGGCACGCCATTCGACCCGCACGAACTGCTCGCCGAAAGCCGGCTCGGTGTCCTCGCGACGATCAGGTCGGACGGCCGCCCGCAGCTTTCTCCCGTCCTGCCCTTCTACGACCGGGGGTCCGGCGTCCTCTATGTCTCGATGACCGAGGGACGTGCCAAGACGGCGAACCTGCGGCGGGACCCGCGAGCCGCGCTGGAGGTCACCCGTCCCGACGGCCGGGCCTGGGCCACCGCGGAAGGCGCGGTGACGCTCGTCGGGCCGGGTGCCGACCCGCACGGTTCCGAGGTCCAGGCGCTCGTCGACTACTACCGCGCCGCGGCGGGCGAGCACCCGGACTGGGACGAGTACCGGTCCGTGATGGTCGCCGACCGCAGGGTCCTCATGCGCATGACGGTCGACCACGTGTACGGCGCCAACCTCGGCTGA
- a CDS encoding DUF2975 domain-containing protein — MGQLTVRALRTVLVVVLAGTVFVQTGMVWALVSGSDPEDGSLPLTPLRVITILGMVSVQVALVCVWRLVTMVRRGTVFSHDAFRYVDVVIGAIVAAALVWFAVTVINAPGQRADPGVTLIMGGVGVAILGVALLVLVLRTLLAQAVARDAEAAELQAELDEVI, encoded by the coding sequence GTGGGACAGCTGACCGTACGCGCGCTGCGCACCGTGCTCGTGGTGGTCCTCGCCGGGACCGTGTTCGTCCAGACAGGGATGGTCTGGGCGTTGGTCAGCGGGAGCGACCCGGAGGACGGATCGCTCCCGCTGACCCCGCTGCGTGTGATCACGATCCTGGGCATGGTGTCGGTTCAGGTTGCCCTGGTCTGCGTATGGCGCCTGGTGACGATGGTGCGGCGCGGAACCGTGTTCTCCCACGACGCCTTCCGGTACGTGGACGTCGTGATCGGCGCGATCGTGGCGGCCGCCCTCGTGTGGTTCGCGGTCACGGTCATCAACGCGCCGGGCCAGCGGGCAGACCCGGGTGTCACCCTCATCATGGGCGGGGTCGGCGTGGCCATTCTGGGGGTCGCGCTCCTCGTGCTCGTGCTGCGGACGCTGCTCGCCCAGGCCGTCGCGCGCGACGCCGAAGCGGCGGAGCTGCAGGCCGAGCTGGACGAGGTGATCTGA